Proteins encoded in a region of the Planococcus shixiaomingii genome:
- the rpsA gene encoding 30S ribosomal protein S1: MSEEMNMMENRDFQIGDRVKGIVDKIEEKAVTVTINGAPFDGIIPISELSSLHIEKASDSVQVGDELDLVITKVEDENYVLSKRKVDAEQAWDALETKFQTGEIIEAEVKDVVKGGLVVDLGVRGFVPASLVEDYFVESFEDYKGKVMTFKIVEMEKENNRLILSHRAVVEKEKESQKVHVMETIHPGDQLKGKVQRIASFGAFVDIGGVDGLVHISQLSHEHVDKVSDVVTEGQEVSVKVLSVDRDSERISLSIKDTLPGPWDAIEEKAPKGSVHDGTVKRLVSYGAFVEVMPGVEGLVHISQIAHKHIATPNEVLKEGQEVQVKVIEVNKADKRLSLSIKELHEKEAEQDYTEYEAPEETSGFSIRDVIGDKLKGFKSE, encoded by the coding sequence ATGTCTGAGGAAATGAACATGATGGAAAACCGTGATTTTCAAATCGGGGATCGCGTAAAAGGGATAGTTGATAAAATTGAAGAAAAAGCAGTAACCGTAACAATCAATGGGGCACCTTTTGATGGCATTATTCCAATCAGCGAGTTATCAAGCCTCCATATTGAAAAAGCTTCGGATTCTGTACAAGTTGGAGACGAGCTGGATCTAGTCATTACAAAAGTCGAAGACGAAAACTATGTGTTATCAAAACGCAAAGTTGACGCCGAGCAAGCGTGGGATGCGCTTGAGACGAAATTCCAAACTGGCGAAATTATTGAAGCCGAAGTAAAAGATGTCGTGAAGGGCGGATTGGTCGTTGATTTAGGCGTCCGCGGCTTTGTTCCGGCATCACTTGTAGAAGATTATTTTGTTGAATCGTTTGAAGATTACAAAGGGAAAGTTATGACCTTTAAAATTGTTGAAATGGAAAAAGAAAACAACCGGCTGATTCTTTCGCATCGGGCCGTTGTTGAAAAAGAAAAAGAATCCCAAAAAGTCCATGTGATGGAAACTATCCATCCAGGGGACCAATTAAAAGGGAAAGTGCAGCGCATCGCGTCGTTCGGAGCTTTTGTGGACATTGGTGGCGTAGATGGGTTGGTCCATATTTCGCAACTTTCTCATGAACACGTCGATAAAGTATCTGATGTGGTAACAGAAGGGCAGGAAGTGTCGGTCAAGGTTCTGTCCGTAGACCGTGATTCAGAGCGCATTTCTTTATCGATTAAAGATACATTGCCTGGACCATGGGACGCTATTGAAGAAAAGGCGCCTAAAGGTTCTGTTCATGACGGAACGGTCAAACGCCTTGTCAGCTATGGCGCTTTCGTGGAAGTAATGCCAGGCGTCGAAGGCCTGGTCCACATTTCTCAGATTGCCCATAAACACATCGCCACTCCGAATGAAGTGTTGAAAGAAGGGCAAGAAGTTCAGGTAAAAGTGATTGAAGTGAACAAAGCGGATAAGCGGTTGTCACTCAGCATTAAAGAGCT
- a CDS encoding lysophospholipid acyltransferase family protein has translation MNLYTFGKVLVKTALTPLYRFEVIGLEKFPKEGGVLLCSNHIHALDPPVVGMTAPRTVHFMAKEELFKLPVLGPLLPKVHAFPVKRGMSDREALRSALKVLKSGEVMGLFPEGTRSTDGILKKGLSGAGFFALRGDADVVPCAIIGPYKTFRKVKVVYGEPIAMAPYRERKASADEVTEVIMDRIQTILDEYKENK, from the coding sequence GTGAATTTATATACTTTTGGTAAAGTGCTGGTGAAAACGGCATTGACGCCGCTTTACCGATTTGAAGTGATCGGTCTTGAAAAATTTCCAAAAGAAGGCGGAGTCCTTCTTTGTTCCAACCATATCCACGCACTTGATCCGCCTGTAGTCGGTATGACGGCTCCTAGAACAGTCCACTTCATGGCAAAAGAAGAATTGTTCAAGTTGCCGGTACTTGGACCTCTTTTGCCGAAAGTCCACGCATTTCCGGTCAAGCGGGGAATGAGTGACCGCGAAGCGCTTAGAAGTGCCTTAAAAGTTTTAAAAAGCGGTGAAGTGATGGGCTTGTTTCCTGAAGGAACCCGCTCTACCGATGGAATTCTGAAAAAAGGTTTGAGCGGCGCCGGATTTTTTGCGCTTCGCGGAGATGCAGATGTTGTTCCGTGTGCAATCATCGGGCCTTATAAGACATTCCGGAAAGTGAAAGTGGTATACGGAGAACCGATCGCGATGGCTCCTTACCGTGAACGTAAAGCGTCGGCAGACGAAGTGACGGAAGTCATTATGGACCGAATTCAAACTATTCTAGATGAATACAAGGAAAATAAGTGA
- the cmk gene encoding (d)CMP kinase, translating to MTKPIQIAIDGPAAAGKSTIAKIVAEQLGYIYIDTGAMYRAITLKALQEGINMASNEEAGALLKKTEIDLQPSENGQLVFLDKKNVTEEIRSQNVTKAVSEMAAHSSVREHMVELQQQLSESRGVVMDGRDIGTHVLPNAELKVFMSASVEERARRRFEDNTNRGFHVPVEELQEEIAQRDKMDSEREVSPLKKADDAIYMDTTSLTIKQAADEILRLAKERLS from the coding sequence TTGACGAAACCGATACAAATAGCAATTGATGGACCAGCAGCGGCTGGAAAAAGCACGATCGCAAAAATAGTGGCAGAACAATTGGGATATATATATATTGATACGGGAGCAATGTACCGTGCGATAACTTTAAAAGCACTCCAAGAAGGAATAAATATGGCAAGCAATGAAGAAGCAGGGGCACTTCTGAAGAAGACAGAAATTGATCTTCAGCCGTCAGAGAACGGCCAGCTCGTTTTTTTGGATAAGAAAAATGTAACCGAAGAAATTCGTTCGCAAAATGTAACAAAAGCTGTATCCGAAATGGCAGCACATTCTTCAGTACGTGAGCATATGGTTGAATTGCAACAGCAGCTGTCAGAAAGCAGAGGCGTTGTGATGGATGGACGGGACATTGGAACCCATGTCTTGCCTAATGCAGAGTTAAAAGTATTCATGTCAGCGAGTGTTGAAGAGCGCGCACGCCGCAGATTTGAAGACAACACAAATAGAGGGTTCCATGTTCCTGTAGAAGAGTTGCAGGAAGAAATAGCTCAGCGCGACAAAATGGATAGCGAACGAGAAGTCTCTCCATTGAAAAAAGCGGATGACGCAATCTATATGGATACGACTTCATTGACTATAAAGCAAGCTGCAGATGAAATATTAAGATTGGCAAAAGAAAGGTTGAGCTAA
- the prsW gene encoding glutamic-type intramembrane protease PrsW, giving the protein MLILLTVAIAPSLALFSYFYLRDQFSDEPSKLLFQCFIYGAVLTFPILFVQYVFDAEHVFSQPFSQVVLFSSIIEEFFKWLVLLIAIYRHIDFEDPYDGILYGASVSLGFATVENILYLLEFGLQTAFIRAFLPVSSHALFGVVMGYYFGRAKFTSGNPKKWLAWALFTSMILHIAYNSLLFFHTNWLYGVIPFMLFLWWFGLRKVKQAHLLSLSHYHDQNSIRP; this is encoded by the coding sequence ATGCTTATCCTACTAACCGTTGCTATCGCTCCGAGTTTGGCTTTGTTCAGTTATTTTTATTTGCGGGATCAATTTTCGGACGAACCTTCTAAATTATTGTTTCAATGTTTCATATATGGGGCTGTTTTAACATTTCCAATTTTGTTCGTACAATACGTTTTTGATGCAGAGCACGTCTTCAGCCAGCCGTTTTCTCAAGTGGTGTTGTTTTCTAGTATCATTGAAGAGTTTTTTAAATGGCTTGTCTTGCTTATTGCCATTTACCGGCATATCGATTTTGAAGATCCGTATGATGGAATTTTATACGGCGCCAGTGTTTCACTTGGATTTGCGACCGTAGAGAATATTTTGTACTTGCTGGAATTCGGACTTCAAACGGCGTTTATCCGCGCGTTTTTGCCGGTCTCAAGCCATGCGCTTTTCGGAGTAGTCATGGGCTATTATTTTGGGCGTGCTAAGTTCACCAGCGGCAATCCGAAAAAATGGCTCGCATGGGCGTTGTTCACTTCCATGATTCTGCATATTGCCTACAACTCGCTTTTGTTTTTCCATACCAACTGGCTTTATGGAGTCATTCCTTTTATGCTCTTTTTATGGTGGTTCGGCTTAAGAAAAGTAAAACAAGCTCACTTGCTATCCTTGTCTCATTACCACGACCAAAATTCCATCCGTCCGTAG
- a CDS encoding asparaginase, which produces MKKRVSLITTGGTIASKEISKGLLKSGAISGRELAALCQLPEEIEVKVIDIFQLPSMHIGFPEMKKLQNVIKEELEDESVDGVVVTHGTDTLEETAYFLDLTIADERQVVVTGSQRSPDDVGTDVYSNLRNSIYVSVDETLRGVGTVVVFNERIYTAKYVKKVHSSNLQGFDSFGHGYLGIIDNDKVSIYQKPIGRDVHEVMGTLPRVDIVKCYSGQDGQMIELLASSDTKGLVLEAAGRGQVSPHMVEAIAAAVKKGIVIVLTTSAEEGNAYPSYGYPGSAHDLMLNGVLLGSDYDSKKARIKLAVALSTNKKVDINTFTK; this is translated from the coding sequence ATGAAAAAAAGAGTTTCTTTAATCACGACAGGCGGTACAATTGCGAGCAAGGAAATTTCCAAAGGTTTATTGAAATCCGGCGCGATTTCAGGAAGAGAGTTAGCCGCCTTGTGCCAACTGCCAGAAGAAATCGAAGTGAAAGTAATAGACATTTTCCAACTGCCGAGTATGCATATCGGGTTTCCGGAAATGAAAAAGCTGCAAAATGTTATTAAAGAAGAGCTGGAGGATGAATCAGTGGACGGAGTCGTCGTCACACATGGAACCGATACGCTTGAAGAAACGGCTTACTTTTTAGATTTGACGATCGCAGATGAGCGGCAAGTGGTCGTGACAGGTTCGCAGCGTTCACCGGATGATGTCGGAACGGATGTCTATTCGAATTTGCGGAATTCAATTTACGTCTCGGTCGACGAAACGCTGAGAGGCGTGGGGACAGTTGTTGTCTTCAACGAGCGTATTTACACGGCAAAATACGTTAAAAAAGTACATTCCAGCAATCTTCAAGGGTTTGATTCATTCGGGCATGGTTATTTAGGGATTATCGATAACGATAAAGTCAGCATCTACCAAAAACCGATCGGCCGCGATGTCCATGAAGTGATGGGAACTTTGCCGCGCGTTGATATTGTCAAATGTTATTCGGGCCAGGACGGTCAAATGATCGAACTGCTTGCAAGCAGCGATACAAAAGGACTCGTGCTTGAAGCGGCAGGGCGCGGCCAAGTTTCACCACATATGGTCGAAGCTATTGCAGCCGCAGTCAAAAAGGGGATCGTCATCGTCCTGACAACCAGTGCAGAAGAAGGCAACGCTTATCCGAGTTACGGCTATCCAGGGAGCGCACATGATTTAATGCTGAACGGCGTTTTGCTTGGCAGCGATTATGACAGCAAAAAAGCGCGAATTAAATTGGCTGTGGCTTTGTCGACGAATAAAAAGGTGGATATTAATACATTCACAAAATGA
- a CDS encoding YpdA family putative bacillithiol disulfide reductase: MQKTDVLIIGGGPCGLSAAIEIKKMGLHPIVIEKGNIVNAIYQYPTHQTFFSSSERLSIGGIPFITEERKPKRNQALVYYREVVKRTGIEVRPFETVLAVEKKEFFEVSTSKNTYQAKYVIAATGYYDQPNKLAAEGADLPKVMHYFKEGHPYFDQDVLVIGGKNSAVDAALELHKAGSRVTVSYHGPNYSQSVKPWILPEFDGLVRNGEITMLFDSLVDRILEDSVELTVNDVKETIPNDFVFAMIGYHPDHNFLKKMGIVIDPLSGRPEYNEETLETNVEGLFIAGVIAAGNNANEIFIENGRFHGEQIARAIAGKESVY; encoded by the coding sequence ATGCAAAAAACAGATGTCCTTATTATTGGAGGCGGGCCATGTGGTCTGTCTGCAGCTATTGAAATCAAGAAAATGGGTCTGCATCCGATCGTTATAGAAAAAGGCAATATCGTCAATGCGATTTATCAATACCCGACGCATCAGACGTTTTTTAGTTCAAGCGAACGCCTGTCAATTGGCGGAATTCCATTCATTACAGAAGAACGGAAACCGAAACGGAACCAGGCGCTGGTGTATTACCGGGAAGTGGTGAAAAGAACCGGCATTGAAGTCCGGCCTTTTGAAACGGTTTTGGCTGTCGAAAAAAAAGAGTTTTTCGAAGTTTCAACTTCAAAAAATACCTATCAGGCAAAATATGTAATAGCAGCTACAGGATACTATGACCAACCCAACAAATTGGCGGCAGAAGGAGCCGATTTGCCGAAAGTGATGCATTATTTCAAGGAAGGCCACCCATATTTTGATCAGGACGTCTTGGTCATTGGCGGGAAAAATTCCGCCGTAGACGCGGCGCTGGAATTGCATAAAGCCGGGAGTAGGGTTACGGTTTCCTATCACGGGCCGAATTACTCGCAAAGCGTCAAACCGTGGATTTTGCCGGAATTTGATGGCCTTGTCCGAAATGGTGAAATTACCATGCTATTTGATTCCCTCGTCGATCGGATATTGGAAGACAGCGTGGAACTCACTGTCAATGATGTTAAAGAGACGATACCGAATGATTTTGTTTTTGCCATGATTGGCTATCATCCCGATCATAATTTTTTGAAAAAAATGGGAATTGTCATAGATCCGCTATCCGGACGACCGGAGTACAACGAAGAAACGCTGGAAACGAATGTTGAAGGATTGTTCATTGCCGGAGTGATTGCTGCGGGAAATAATGCAAATGAAATTTTTATTGAAAATGGCAGATTTCACGGAGAACAAATAGCAAGAGCCATAGCTGGAAAAGAAAGCGTATACTGA
- a CDS encoding metallophosphoesterase: protein MKLVIKSGAAAFLLLLFMFKNAFDHKLRHQTIKLEAKVPFRPFKLLFIADIHRRKIPEEMLDFPVDVILIGGDLAERGVPLKRVAENLKILKDKAPVYFIWGNNDQEVKERNLRKLFAHFGVKVLDNEAVSLLGNPNLKLVGVNYLDLGKEGLDRAFSKVGEEDTVIFASHSPFLFKRVKKKYKVDFLLAGHTHGGQIRLGKLGLYRKGALRVKGDKPELVTNGFGTTSLPLRLGAPAEFHLLAIEPKRKVWQKYE from the coding sequence TTGAAGTTGGTAATAAAATCCGGAGCAGCAGCGTTCTTGCTGCTGCTTTTTATGTTTAAAAACGCATTTGACCATAAATTGCGCCACCAGACCATCAAACTTGAAGCAAAAGTTCCGTTTCGGCCGTTCAAATTGCTTTTCATCGCCGATATCCATAGAAGAAAGATACCGGAAGAAATGTTGGATTTTCCAGTCGATGTTATTCTGATTGGCGGGGATTTGGCGGAAAGAGGCGTCCCTTTAAAGCGAGTCGCCGAGAATCTGAAAATATTGAAAGACAAAGCCCCGGTTTATTTTATTTGGGGAAACAATGACCAGGAAGTGAAAGAACGCAACTTGCGCAAACTGTTTGCGCATTTTGGCGTAAAAGTGCTCGATAATGAGGCGGTTTCACTTTTGGGGAATCCGAATTTAAAGCTTGTTGGTGTGAATTACTTGGACTTAGGAAAAGAGGGGTTAGACCGGGCATTTTCCAAAGTAGGGGAAGAGGATACGGTGATTTTTGCTTCACACTCCCCATTCCTTTTTAAACGGGTTAAAAAGAAATACAAAGTGGATTTCTTGCTGGCGGGCCATACACATGGGGGCCAAATCCGGCTAGGAAAATTGGGGCTTTACAGAAAAGGGGCTTTACGGGTAAAAGGCGATAAACCAGAATTGGTTACGAACGGCTTCGGGACAACTTCTTTGCCGCTTCGCCTAGGAGCGCCGGCAGAGTTTCATCTCTTAGCCATAGAGCCTAAGCGTAAGGTTTGGCAGAAATACGAATAA
- a CDS encoding CBS domain-containing protein, with protein MFVKSTMIKRENCYSVKMDDSIQVGLELLEKHSLDALPVVDGNEYKGIFTWYHAYRAFFHSGKTKEEFTNSTKVSDIVVNQDVTLDINDVYEKALMELSDFPIIAVVEGTEFLGIVTRFDVVNQLQSAFGMHQPGYRITFTSVETQGRIGRLGEIIEKYKESVISLVTFDETAKLVRRIVLKIQKKDNVERFVKELEKSGFRVLDVSED; from the coding sequence ATGTTTGTAAAAAGTACAATGATCAAAAGAGAAAATTGTTATAGTGTAAAAATGGATGATTCGATTCAAGTAGGGCTGGAGCTGTTGGAGAAGCATTCCTTGGATGCCTTGCCTGTAGTAGATGGCAATGAATACAAAGGGATTTTCACTTGGTATCATGCTTACCGTGCGTTTTTCCATTCCGGAAAAACGAAGGAAGAGTTTACCAATTCGACAAAAGTCAGTGATATCGTCGTCAACCAAGATGTAACCTTGGACATTAACGACGTATATGAAAAAGCGCTTATGGAACTGAGCGATTTTCCGATTATCGCAGTTGTGGAAGGAACCGAATTTTTAGGAATAGTAACAAGATTTGACGTCGTTAACCAATTGCAAAGTGCATTTGGAATGCATCAACCCGGTTACCGCATCACGTTTACTTCTGTTGAAACACAGGGGCGGATTGGACGCCTCGGTGAAATCATTGAAAAATACAAGGAATCGGTGATTTCCCTTGTGACATTTGATGAAACTGCCAAACTTGTGCGCCGCATTGTTTTGAAAATCCAGAAAAAAGACAACGTTGAACGTTTCGTGAAAGAACTTGAAAAATCAGGTTTCCGTGTATTGGACGTTTCGGAAGATTAA
- a CDS encoding LysM peptidoglycan-binding domain-containing protein has protein sequence MGKQNYRESIEKDRQEISVGNPAAPSRRAARNSAKNQPKKKKSVLLPTLFFLFILIPVTILIYVAFLYEPDDTITAEPASKEVSIETNTALETPIVPVEVEEDKEEKAEQENKEEKAAQEKAEKEKADKEKAEKEKIRKLAAEKAAAEEQAKKEREAKAAEDAKAQEIARQEAAAAQEREKAAAAKAKEDAKKQPSSSKTVVVQPQETLYRIAVNNYGAAGAAAAVEKIKQANGLSSNSISPGQTLILP, from the coding sequence ATGGGAAAGCAAAATTATCGGGAATCAATTGAAAAAGATCGCCAAGAAATTTCTGTAGGAAACCCTGCGGCTCCTTCAAGAAGAGCGGCCCGCAATTCGGCAAAAAATCAGCCGAAAAAGAAAAAAAGCGTTTTGCTGCCGACTTTATTTTTCCTTTTCATCTTAATCCCAGTGACGATTCTTATATACGTAGCTTTTTTATACGAGCCAGACGATACAATAACAGCTGAACCTGCAAGTAAAGAGGTCAGCATTGAAACCAATACTGCTCTGGAAACACCGATTGTTCCAGTAGAAGTCGAAGAAGATAAAGAGGAAAAAGCGGAACAAGAAAATAAAGAGGAGAAAGCGGCACAAGAGAAAGCTGAAAAAGAAAAGGCGGATAAAGAAAAAGCAGAAAAAGAAAAAATCCGTAAACTGGCAGCTGAAAAAGCGGCTGCAGAAGAACAGGCGAAAAAAGAACGAGAAGCAAAAGCGGCTGAAGATGCTAAAGCACAAGAAATTGCCAGACAAGAAGCTGCAGCTGCTCAAGAGCGGGAAAAAGCTGCTGCTGCCAAGGCGAAAGAAGATGCGAAAAAACAACCATCCTCGTCAAAAACAGTCGTAGTACAACCTCAGGAAACGTTATACCGTATTGCGGTCAATAATTACGGAGCCGCAGGAGCTGCAGCGGCAGTCGAAAAAATTAAACAAGCAAACGGTTTGTCATCAAATTCGATAAGCCCGGGGCAAACATTAATTTTGCCTTAA
- a CDS encoding RecQ family ATP-dependent DNA helicase, whose protein sequence is MELEKLLYTTYGFNSFRPGQREVIEEVLKGNNVIALLPTGMGKSMCYQLPAHLLPGSVLIVSPLLSLMQDQVAQLKKMGEKSVVAINSFLKPEDKEKIWSSLGQYRFIFISPEMLVQPFVKKQLQRISISLLVADEAHCISQWGFDFRPDYLRIAEIIPLLNNPQVLALTATATSKVTNEIKKYLNMQNPFVYTHPMDRKNLVYDVKRFEEPRQKVEWLKEFVNHFEGPGIIYAGTRNKAQQLAAELTACGVSASFYHGGMEHQDRIFVQQQFQNGELEWVCSTNAFGMGVHIPNIRHVIHFQLPTSIEGYVQEVGRAGRDGKPALASLLYADGDEGLLQSLVMDELPTKREIETVYANHEDAIRLVEQGIVRETALRVITYWQSQLPLEGTLRQMEELQNEKIKQAEKIRKLVNIQGCIRQYISECFEQQLLEKPANCCINDGIEYSAFQKRAAQKRKESSTSWKDRLNALLPS, encoded by the coding sequence GTGGAGTTGGAAAAACTGCTTTACACGACTTATGGCTTTAATTCATTTCGGCCAGGACAACGTGAAGTGATCGAAGAAGTGCTGAAAGGCAATAACGTCATTGCGTTGCTGCCTACCGGAATGGGGAAATCGATGTGCTATCAGCTGCCGGCGCATTTGTTGCCGGGCAGCGTATTAATTGTGTCGCCGTTATTGTCGTTGATGCAGGATCAAGTGGCCCAACTGAAGAAAATGGGTGAAAAATCTGTTGTCGCAATCAATTCTTTTTTAAAGCCTGAAGACAAAGAAAAGATATGGAGTTCACTTGGACAATACCGCTTTATCTTCATTTCGCCGGAAATGCTTGTGCAACCGTTTGTTAAAAAGCAACTTCAGCGTATTTCTATTTCATTGCTGGTGGCGGATGAAGCACATTGCATTTCGCAGTGGGGGTTTGATTTTCGACCAGATTATTTGCGGATTGCTGAAATTATTCCTTTGTTAAACAATCCTCAAGTCCTGGCTTTGACTGCGACAGCCACTTCAAAAGTAACGAATGAAATTAAAAAGTATTTAAACATGCAGAACCCATTTGTTTACACTCATCCAATGGATCGGAAAAACTTGGTTTATGATGTGAAAAGATTTGAAGAGCCGAGACAAAAAGTTGAATGGCTGAAAGAATTTGTGAACCATTTCGAGGGGCCCGGCATCATTTACGCCGGAACGCGCAATAAAGCCCAGCAATTGGCTGCTGAATTAACAGCCTGCGGAGTTTCTGCTTCTTTTTATCACGGCGGCATGGAGCATCAAGACCGGATATTTGTTCAACAGCAATTCCAAAATGGGGAACTTGAATGGGTCTGTTCAACTAATGCTTTTGGTATGGGCGTACATATCCCCAATATTCGCCACGTTATCCATTTCCAATTGCCGACTTCGATCGAAGGCTATGTCCAGGAAGTCGGCAGAGCTGGAAGGGACGGCAAACCTGCGTTGGCTAGTCTGTTGTATGCGGATGGTGATGAGGGGCTGCTGCAAAGCCTCGTAATGGATGAGTTGCCTACAAAAAGAGAAATAGAAACAGTCTATGCCAACCATGAGGATGCAATACGCTTGGTAGAACAAGGCATTGTAAGGGAAACGGCTCTTCGTGTAATTACATATTGGCAAAGCCAATTGCCGCTGGAAGGTACATTACGGCAAATGGAGGAGCTGCAGAACGAAAAAATCAAGCAAGCGGAAAAAATTCGGAAACTTGTCAATATTCAAGGCTGTATTCGCCAATATATTAGCGAATGCTTTGAACAACAGCTACTTGAAAAACCGGCGAATTGCTGTATTAATGACGGCATCGAGTATTCCGCTTTTCAAAAACGGGCTGCCCAAAAGAGAAAAGAAAGTTCAACTAGTTGGAAAGACCGATTAAATGCTCTTCTTCCCTCGTAA
- a CDS encoding helix-turn-helix domain-containing protein, which produces MLFDELIIAIMKAVNRERTVSSPFHLIKGKKSGQTIQDIGYYGLYPYFAVMPQLDKQAYDQAVAGLFARGLLRQNDAVIDLTDLAITSQTPETSLNGWKYRGNEALFLNRLSLIVQTFSHISQKVNIFDPVINSEDIQSWVKTYLRKHNFRDPSVPSEFKNQLLSSLEETMVPEKHKMILMQRLSGLGYSGLTWEQIAAGYGNTPLDVQLNLIETLHAWMQVIEQNRYPLLSALMEGVIQQSSLTESAQRTEKLFARGFSLEQIAELRQLKTSTIEDHFVELAMNDPYFNYSSFMSEEAFQAIVGLSRDQQTKRLRDIKEKLPEVTYFQIRLALAIK; this is translated from the coding sequence TTGTTATTTGATGAACTTATAATCGCTATCATGAAAGCCGTCAATCGTGAGCGGACTGTATCTTCTCCTTTTCATTTAATTAAAGGAAAAAAGTCCGGACAAACGATTCAAGATATCGGTTATTATGGGCTATACCCATATTTTGCTGTCATGCCGCAACTCGACAAGCAAGCCTATGACCAGGCAGTGGCTGGTCTTTTTGCGCGTGGTTTGCTTCGCCAAAACGACGCCGTCATTGACTTAACTGATTTGGCGATAACTTCCCAAACTCCCGAAACGTCATTAAACGGCTGGAAGTATCGCGGCAACGAAGCTTTATTCTTAAATCGCTTGTCACTAATTGTTCAAACTTTTTCCCACATTAGCCAGAAAGTAAACATTTTTGACCCCGTTATCAATTCGGAAGATATTCAATCTTGGGTGAAAACGTATTTGCGGAAACATAACTTCCGGGATCCGTCTGTGCCAAGTGAATTCAAAAACCAATTGTTGAGCAGCTTAGAAGAGACGATGGTACCAGAAAAGCATAAAATGATATTAATGCAGCGTCTTTCAGGTTTAGGCTACAGCGGGTTAACATGGGAACAGATTGCCGCTGGTTACGGCAACACGCCGCTTGATGTGCAGCTGAATTTAATTGAAACATTGCATGCCTGGATGCAAGTGATTGAACAGAACCGATATCCACTGCTGTCAGCATTGATGGAGGGCGTGATTCAGCAATCTTCATTGACAGAGTCAGCTCAACGGACAGAAAAACTTTTTGCTAGAGGCTTTTCACTGGAACAAATCGCGGAATTGCGGCAATTGAAAACTAGCACCATTGAAGATCATTTCGTTGAACTCGCTATGAATGATCCTTATTTCAATTATTCTTCTTTTATGAGTGAAGAAGCGTTTCAAGCGATAGTCGGGCTAAGCCGGGATCAGCAAACAAAGCGGCTGCGTGATATAAAAGAAAAACTGCCGGAAGTAACTTATTTTCAAATTCGTCTGGCCCTGGCAATTAAATAG
- a CDS encoding ferredoxin, producing MAKYTIVDKDTCIACGACGAAAPDIYDYDDEGIAFVILDNNTGVEQVPDELEEDMEDAFEGCPTDSIKVADAPFDGDPLKYED from the coding sequence ATGGCTAAGTATACCATTGTCGATAAAGATACTTGTATCGCTTGCGGCGCTTGCGGCGCTGCTGCACCCGATATTTACGACTATGACGATGAAGGAATTGCGTTTGTTATTCTAGATAATAACACGGGAGTAGAGCAAGTTCCAGACGAATTGGAAGAAGATATGGAAGACGCATTCGAAGGATGCCCGACCGACTCGATTAAAGTAGCGGATGCTCCGTTCGACGGCGACCCACTTAAATACGAAGACTGA
- a CDS encoding ECF transporter S component has protein sequence MKNKKLQSMIAIGMLSSISFILMLFNFPLPALPPFLKVDFSDVPALIAAITMGPVAGILVAFFKNVLDWIFSGSQTGVPVGHLANFVTSILFITPVYLIYRKISTKKGIAFGLAMGTLSMAIGMSVLNYFVFLPMYSYFLNFPAETGDALFKSIVLGILPFNLIKGLLLTSVVLLMFSSLQAWLEKQRAYYH, from the coding sequence ATGAAGAACAAAAAGTTACAATCCATGATCGCGATTGGGATGTTGAGCAGCATTTCATTTATTTTAATGCTTTTCAATTTCCCATTGCCAGCACTGCCGCCATTTTTGAAAGTCGATTTTAGTGATGTTCCGGCCTTAATTGCAGCGATTACAATGGGACCAGTTGCTGGTATTCTGGTAGCCTTTTTCAAAAACGTGTTAGACTGGATTTTTTCAGGCAGTCAGACTGGAGTTCCAGTAGGGCATTTAGCGAATTTTGTCACAAGTATTTTATTCATCACGCCGGTATATTTGATTTATCGTAAAATTTCTACTAAAAAAGGGATTGCTTTCGGTCTTGCGATGGGAACACTTTCAATGGCAATCGGCATGAGCGTCTTGAATTATTTTGTCTTTTTGCCGATGTATAGCTACTTTTTGAACTTCCCGGCAGAAACGGGAGATGCCCTATTCAAGAGCATTGTTCTTGGGATTTTACCCTTCAACTTAATTAAAGGTTTGTTGCTGACATCAGTAGTTCTATTGATGTTTAGCAGCCTTCAGGCATGGCTTGAAAAGCAGCGTGCTTATTATCATTAA